In Candidatus Delongbacteria bacterium, the DNA window AAAAATCGGTACAATAAAACCTACATAAAGTACACTTTAAAACCAATTTTAGTACTACATGAACCACATATTTTTGTGATTGTACGTATTTATCTGAAATATCTATTTATAATGTACAAGAAACAAATTCCAGAACACCAACTTACAAGAATTAGAGAGATAAATCTTTTCATAAAAAATTGGAGATTAAACGAAGGATTAAGCCAAAAAGAATTCAGCGAATTAGCCAATGTACATGTCAATAGTATTTATAATCTTGAAAATCAAAAATATTCAAATACTCCAAATTTAATTACGCTATTAAATTGTATTGATGCTACTGGATTAACCTTATCGCAATTTTTTGAGGGTATGAATTAGTCTTTTTATTAACCGTTCTTCCTTTCGATAATCTTTGCTTTTTTTTCAGTTAATTTTTTTCCATATTCAAAAACATATATTTCTCTATATCAAAACATTAATACTATTTTTAATTAAAAACAATAGATTTCTAATTAAGAAAGGTTTTGGAGCAATTTCCCCCACTAAAAATTTGTAACAATTATAATCTAAAAACGTATAAGTCGTATCTAAAAAATTTAGTTGTAAAACTGAATCCATTCAAAAAACACTTACAAAGGCAATAGTGGTCAACCTCTGGTAACATTCATTTTGCTAAAAATTGGCAAATATGAAACAGGGAAAGATATGCGAAAGGCAGTACGGACAGGATTATAAATTGATGGCTAAATAAATGATAAAAAAATAATTTCCAAAAACTTGAAATATTTTAAAGTATGACAGTATTTAGTTATGTGGGTACAAACAATAAACATAAATCCTACAACAGTAAATAATTGTATTTAAAATATTTAAACATGGAAACAGTAAAAGGTTACAAAAAATCGAGAGAGAGTAAAAAAGAGATTTTATACAGCAGAATGGATGATTCAATGGTTGATAGATTGCGTGAAATTAGAGAAAAAACAGGCATATCTGTTAGTGAAATTATTCGTGAAGCAGTGAGAAGATTATTTGATGAAGTTGATAAAACAGGTTCTATCAACCTGAAGATTAATTAGACGAAAAGAGACCCTTGCATGGTCTCTTTTCTTGAACTTTTAACAATTAATCATGGAGAAATTAATTGATTTTGAATATTTAAAATTTATATATCGTGAGGGAAATCTTCATGATGTGTTCGGTACTAAACTGGACACATATTCTTCAATCGATAATCCCAATGTTATTGGACATATTTATCTATGGGAGTTACTACAAAAAATCAAGTATAACCTAATCTATGACATAGATTGCACGACATTTCTTACCGATAAATACGTGGAGGGTTCACGAAATAACGAATACGATAAAATTAAAGCAAAATTACCTGCTACTTGCTATAATGCCACATTTAATAAATACAAGAATTTAGCCAATACTAAGTCAATCACTAATTTGATGTTTTTAGATGTTGATGATTTTAGTAGTAAAGAAGAAGCATTAAAATATAAATCCGAAATAACTGAAAAATATGATTGGATTATTTCCTGTAATCTATCATTAAGTAAATTAGGATTACATATTATTATACTGGTAGATAGAATATTTGATAATAATGATTTTAATAAGAAGTATGATTTCATTAGTAAAACTTACTTTAATGGTAAACTTGATAAGACAAGTAAATCATTAACCAGATATGTAGTAATTCCTTATGATTACAATATTTACATCAATGAATCTCCTAAAAAACTTTATATAGATTCCATTATTAATAAAAAAGGTATACGCAGTGTGAGTGATTGTAATACTATCATAACCGATAGCAATAGCCATAATGGGAAAGGTATACGCAGTGTGAGCAATGAGAATAATATTGCTAATAATAACAATGAAAAAGGTACACGGAGTGTGTTAAAAAAGAAAAGAATAATAAGCACTCCGTATACCTTTTCTCCCATATCTTCATTAAAAGAAACATTAAATCTTGCTACAAGAAAAAACAGTTTAAAATTTAGAGAAGAAGTGGATGAAGAAATATTTACTGATAAAAACATTCCATTATACTATCATGAAGGTGTTAATATCGTAGAAATCAATTTATATCAATACCGCAATAATAAAGTTAATGTTGGTAGTAGAAATGTAACTATTGGTGCAATATCTGCACAATTGATTTACCTCAATATCTACCTGCCAAATAATAATGACCCAAAAATTCGGGAAGGTATAATTAAGGCAATGGTGGGTATTAATAAAAAAATCTGTAATCCACCGCTAACTTATAAAGAAGTATTTAATTCAGTCACTGCCAACTTCAAAAAATATGATGAAGGCAACCTTGACTTCAGCAAGTACTTTCGAAAAAAAAGAGCATTCTGGTCAAAGCGTACAACCTTAAAAGGAAATGAAAAACGAAAGGTTACT includes these proteins:
- a CDS encoding helix-turn-helix domain-containing protein, translating into KNRYNKTYIKYTLKPILVLHEPHIFVIVRIYLKYLFIMYKKQIPEHQLTRIREINLFIKNWRLNEGLSQKEFSELANVHVNSIYNLENQKYSNTPNLITLLNCIDATGLTLSQFFEGMN
- a CDS encoding CopG family transcriptional regulator, producing the protein METVKGYKKSRESKKEILYSRMDDSMVDRLREIREKTGISVSEIIREAVRRLFDEVDKTGSINLKIN